The following are encoded in a window of Manduca sexta isolate Smith_Timp_Sample1 chromosome 16, JHU_Msex_v1.0, whole genome shotgun sequence genomic DNA:
- the LOC115447579 gene encoding UDP-glucose 4-epimerase, giving the protein MPRFKTILVTGGAGYIGSHCVVDLLDAGHDVIAIDNFANSVEDEAGSPALKRAEDITGKKITFYKADLLDKPQINEIFDKHPVDCVIHFAALKAVGESMQQPLLYYQNNLLGMLNLLEIMRSHNCYQMVFSSSCTVYGEPDHLPITETHPTGNITNVYGRTKYFIEEMLKDLSAADKKWNIISLRYFNPVGAHPSGLIGEDPTKEFTNLMPFMAQVALGKKPVLTVFGNDYHTPDGTGIRDYIHVMDLASGHVAALNLLSNNHVGLKVYNLGTGKGVSVKELVTVFERVTGTKIPLKYVERRLGDITAMWADASLAKEELGWTTRYTIEEMCTDFWRWQTMNPDGYPKKSIKTNIIVNGNS; this is encoded by the exons atgcCGCGATTCAAGACTATCTTGGTCACCGGGGGCGCTGGATACATCGGCAGCCACTGCGTAGTCGACCTTCTAGACGCCGGACATGACGTCATAGCCATAGACAACTTCGCGAACTCCGTAGAGGATGAAGCCGGATCACCAGCTTTGAAGAGAGCCGAAGATATCACCGGGAAGAAGATCACATTCTACAAAGCTGACTTACTGGACAAACCCCAGATTAACGAAATATTtgataag CATCCCGTTGACTGCGTGATACATTTCGCAGCGTTGAAGGCCGTTGGAGAGTCGATGCAGCAACCGCTTCTCTACTACCAGAACAATCTCCTAGGAATGCTCAACTTACTGGAG ataaTGCGCTCCCACAATTGCTACCAAATGGTATTTTCGTCCTCTTGCACAGTCTACGGGGAGCCGGACCACTTGCCTATAACAGAAACACATCCCACTGGAAACATCACCAACGTGTACGGCAGAACCAAGTACTTTATCGAAGAGATGTTGAAGGACCTTAGTGCTGCTGACAAG aAATGGAACATCATATCGCTCCGATACTTCAATCCTGTCGGAGCGCACCCGTCAGGTCTGATCGGCGAGGATCCTACCAAGGAGTTCACCAACCTCATGCCCTTCATGGCGCAGGTGGCGCTCGGCAAGAAGCCCGTGCTCACCGTCTTCGGAAATGATTACCATACTCCTGACGGCACTG GTATCCGGGACTATATACACGTCATGGATCTAGCGAGCGGTCACGTCGCCGCTCTGAATCTACTCAGTAACAACCACGTGGGCCTCAAG GTGTACAACCTGGGCACCGGTAAAGGTGTGTCAGTAAAAGAGCTGGTGACGGTATTCGAACGAGTGACCGGTACCAAAATACCGCTGAAGTACGTGGAGAGACGGCTGGGTGACATTACCGCTATGTGGGCGGACGCATCGCTCGCTAAGGAAGAACTGGGTTGGACCACCAGATACACTATCGAGGAGATGT GCACGGATTTCTGGAGATGGCAGACTATGAACCCGGACGGATATCCCAAGAAAAGTATCAAAACCAACATCATAGTCAACGGCAACAGTTAA
- the LOC115447592 gene encoding N(6)-adenine-specific methyltransferase METTL4, with the protein MSIIYEANNCVLIDHRDYISKIYKNVVNGKVLNSHTLLAKLFNIVSENSKSRKRKYNCDRFSVETTKVCKMYEKFIKDLPEDIKVNIKNKYMSMDTSNVRDMSKTLFESTIFDHSGLNGGNNSNAPLKCKVKSEYFLIPPRSRFYCGCIRKYTKLNRTFDIIVADPPWWNKYIRRLNGANDKLSYSMMDNEGIASIPVQKLLAPNCLVAVWCTNSPSNVAAVKNDIFPKWGIKYVATWYWIKVTVDLGTVCHFASENMKQPYERIILGTIGNVKAIPDDRFVVSIPSALHSHKPPLLDLLTPYVTTQNPETLELFARYLLPDTTSIGYEPLKWQHENLYESIS; encoded by the exons atgagtataatttatgaagctaataattgtgttttaataGACCACAGAGATTATATAtcgaaaatatacaaaaatgttgttAATGGCAAAGTGCTTAATTCTCATACGCTATTGGCAAAGTTATTTAACATTGTAAGTGAAAATAGTAAAAGCCGGAAAAGAAAATACAACTGTGATAGGTTTAGCGTGgaa AcaacaaaagtatgtaaaatgtatgaaaaatttatTAAGGATTTACCAGAagacataaaagtaaatataaaaaataaatatatgtcaaTGGACACATCTAATGTAAGAGATATGTCTAAGACGCTTTTTGAATCAACAATATTTGACCACTCTGGCCTAAATGGTGGAAATAATTCCAATGCACCATTAAAATGTAAAGTTAAGagtgaatattttttgataCCACCTAGATCTAG attttattgcggctgcataagaaaatatacaaaacttaACAGAACTTTTGATATAATTGTAGCTGATCCACCCTGGtggaataaatatataagaagaTTGAATGGTGCTAATGATAAATTAAG TTATTCAATGATGGATAATGAAGGTATCGCATCTATACCTGTACAAAAATTACTCGCCCCTAATTGCCTAGTGGCAGTCTGGTGTACTAATTCACCAAGCAATGTTGCCGCtgtaaaaaatgatattttcccCAAATGGGGTATAAAATATGTAGCGACCTGGTACTGGATTAAAGTGACTGTGGATTTGGGAACTGTATGTCACTTTGCCTCTGAGAATATGAAGCAGCCATATGAGAGAATAATTCTGGGTACAATTGGGAATGTGAAAGCAATTCCGGATGATCGGTTTGTTGTTAGTATACCAAGTGCTTTGCATTCCCATAAGCCACCTTTGCTGG aTTTGTTGACGCCCTATGTGACCACCCAGAATCCCGAAACACTGGAATTGTTCGCTAGATATCTTCTGCCGGACACAACTAGCATCGGCTACGAGCCTCTGAAGTGGCAGCACGAAAACTTATATGAAAGTATCTCTTGA